A stretch of Astyanax mexicanus isolate ESR-SI-001 chromosome 21, AstMex3_surface, whole genome shotgun sequence DNA encodes these proteins:
- the LOC103021366 gene encoding microfibril-associated glycoprotein 4, whose amino-acid sequence MTSRVFLALLLPLLAGSAPVSQELFPADCSDIYANGQTLSGVYTIYPTGDTPVQVYCDMGCEGGPPEDAKWTVIQRRMDGSVNFYRPWDQYKKGFGNKNGEYWLGLENLYQLTNKRKYELKVDLQDFEGVKVYARYSYFSVESGADGYKLHVSGFTNGGAGDSLELSNGQKFSTFDKDQDANADSNCAKTYLGGFWYGACHHANPNGVYLWGEEGHAFAIGNVWYHWKGYNYSLKFISMKIRPLP is encoded by the exons ATGACA AGCAGAGTGTTTCTGGCTCTACTGCTCCCCCTGCTGGCTGGTTCTGCACCAGTTTCTCAGGAGTTGTTTCCAGCAGACTGCTCTGATATCTACGCTAACGGCCAAACTCTGAGCGGGGTTTATACCATCTACCCTACAGGAGACACACCTGTACAGGTGTACTGTGACATGGGTTGTGAGGGAGGACCACCAGAGGACGCCAAGTGGACG GTGATTCAGAGGAGGATGGACGGCAGTGTGAACTTCTACAGGCCGTGGGATCAGTACAAGAAAGGCTTTGGGAATAAGAATGGAGAATACTGGCTGG GACTGGAGAATCTCTATCAGCTCACTAACAAGAGAAAGTACGAGCTGAAGGTGGACCTGCAGGACTTCGAGGGGGTTAAAGTTTACGCTCGTTACTCGTATTTCTCTGTGGAATCAGGAGCTGACGGCTACAAACTCCACGTTAGTGGTTTCACCAATGGAGGAGCAG GTGATTCTCTGGAGTTAAGCAATGGGCAGAAGTTCTCCACCTTCGATAAGGACCAGGATGCTAATGCAGATAGCAACTGTGCTAAGACCTACCTCGGCGGGTTCTGGTACGGCGCATGCCACCACGCCAACCCCAACGGTGTTTACCTGTGGGGAGAGGAAGGCCATGCTTTTGCTATTGGAAACGTCTGGTATCACTGGAAGGGCTACAACTACAGTCTGAAGTTCATCAGTATGAAGATCAGACCTCTACCCTAA